Proteins co-encoded in one Desulfurobacterium indicum genomic window:
- a CDS encoding flagellar biosynthetic protein FliR, translated as MNSIVTPSQIGGFFAVLSRLGAFFMAFPFVNTSMIPANVRVLLLVSLSFFVSLLVNVQVPIEHYALIDMATMVLKEVFIGLSFALLAAIFLGIVSYAAELISYSMGLTVANMFDPTFGVVSVLDRLYILIFYLVFFITGSYRLLIGAAVASFRVIPVGKTVSFNIDGIFQFFILKASLLFSLAFKLAFPIMLTLFVTNLALALINRLIPQINVFIVGLPLQIFVGLFALIVGFSAIVYAINSLVDMLVSNLFTLIKLFGG; from the coding sequence ATGAACAGTATTGTTACTCCTTCTCAGATTGGCGGGTTTTTTGCTGTTCTTTCCAGATTGGGCGCTTTTTTTATGGCTTTTCCTTTTGTTAACACCTCTATGATTCCAGCAAATGTCAGGGTTTTGCTTCTTGTTTCTCTTTCATTCTTTGTATCACTACTTGTTAATGTTCAGGTTCCTATAGAGCATTATGCGCTTATTGATATGGCTACTATGGTTTTGAAAGAGGTGTTCATAGGATTATCTTTTGCCCTTCTTGCGGCCATTTTTTTAGGAATTGTCTCTTATGCTGCAGAGCTTATAAGTTATTCAATGGGACTTACCGTTGCTAATATGTTTGATCCGACATTTGGAGTTGTTTCTGTTCTGGATAGACTATACATATTGATCTTTTATCTCGTCTTTTTTATCACCGGCAGTTATAGGCTTTTAATCGGTGCTGCAGTGGCAAGTTTCAGGGTAATCCCCGTGGGGAAAACAGTTTCATTTAATATTGATGGTATTTTTCAATTTTTTATCTTAAAAGCATCTCTGCTGTTTTCTCTTGCTTTTAAACTGGCTTTTCCCATAATGCTTACACTTTTTGTTACAAATCTTGCCCTTGCTCTTATAAATAGGTTGATTCCTCAAATAAATGTTTTCATAGTAGGACTTCCTCTGCAGATATTTGTAGGGCTTTTTGCCCTTATTGTAGGATTTTCCGCCATAGTTTATGCTATAAATTCTTTGGTGGATATGCTGGTATCGAATCTCTTTACTCTCATTAAACTTTTTGGTGGTTAA
- the flhB gene encoding flagellar biosynthesis protein FlhB has product MAKDPSKTEKATPRRRQKAREEGQVLKSQDVPIAATLLMMFLVLIFYIPFASDKLIAYFRYSFSQCNNVFYPSFFILTGKIFLILTLVVMVPLLVSGIASNVLQFGFIFSTKAIQPKLDMINPIKGLGRLFSMKTFFETFRNVLKLTVAIVVAYYTVKPIFPEIFSMFTFSINQQAYFIMKYTLILILAFGLFSIPIAGIDFFYRRWEYEENLKMTKQEVKEEYKQQEGHPLIKSAIRKKQREIAMRRMMAEVPKADVVITNPEHYAVALKYERKKMVAPTVVAKGVDEIALRIKEIAREHNVPIVENPPLARTLYESCDVGDTIPEELYVAIARILAKIYRRRKL; this is encoded by the coding sequence ATGGCTAAAGATCCAAGTAAAACCGAAAAGGCAACTCCCCGGCGGCGTCAGAAGGCAAGAGAAGAAGGACAGGTATTAAAAAGTCAGGATGTTCCGATAGCAGCCACTCTTTTAATGATGTTTCTTGTTCTGATATTCTACATTCCATTTGCCTCTGATAAGCTTATTGCTTATTTTCGTTATTCATTTTCCCAGTGTAATAATGTATTTTATCCCTCTTTTTTTATTTTAACGGGTAAAATTTTTTTAATCCTCACCCTTGTTGTTATGGTTCCGCTACTTGTTTCGGGAATAGCTTCAAATGTTCTTCAGTTTGGATTCATTTTTTCTACTAAAGCTATACAGCCAAAGCTTGACATGATAAATCCCATTAAAGGTCTTGGAAGACTTTTCTCTATGAAAACATTTTTTGAAACGTTCAGAAATGTTTTAAAATTAACAGTTGCTATTGTAGTTGCTTATTACACTGTAAAACCAATTTTTCCCGAAATATTCAGCATGTTTACCTTTTCTATAAATCAGCAGGCCTACTTTATAATGAAATATACTTTGATTCTTATTCTTGCTTTTGGTCTTTTTTCTATTCCCATTGCGGGGATAGATTTTTTCTATCGTAGATGGGAGTATGAAGAAAACTTGAAAATGACAAAACAAGAAGTTAAAGAAGAGTATAAACAACAGGAAGGACATCCGCTTATAAAATCTGCCATACGGAAAAAACAAAGAGAAATCGCTATGCGCAGGATGATGGCAGAGGTTCCGAAAGCGGATGTTGTGATAACAAACCCGGAACACTATGCTGTTGCTTTAAAATATGAGCGGAAAAAGATGGTGGCACCTACGGTTGTTGCTAAAGGTGTTGATGAGATAGCTCTGCGCATAAAGGAGATAGCAAGAGAACATAATGTTCCTATCGTTGAGAATCCGCCGTTAGCAAGGACACTTTACGAATCGTGTGATGTTGGGGATACGATTCCTGAGGAGCTTTATGTTGCTATTGCCCGGATACTTGCAAAGATTTATCGTCGTAGAAAGCTTTAA
- a CDS encoding DUF72 domain-containing protein, with protein sequence MLIIGTSGFMYREWKNVFYPEGFPMSSWLSYYSRIFNGVEINSTFYRLPAKSSLRNYTKADLTFVFKLFRGITHYGHLEEKNIKPFLETKEILKEKLFGFLAQFPASFKPTEKSKDFIMKILDTFKEIPIVFELRAKEWENEKNFFKNNNLPVCFSDFPTSLNWFNGGNATEEIAYFRFHGREKLYDYCYSNEELKEFAEKIKSVESKTKLCFFNNTAKGYAPKNALKLKELLKD encoded by the coding sequence ATGTTAATCATTGGCACCAGCGGATTCATGTATAGAGAATGGAAAAACGTTTTTTATCCAGAAGGTTTTCCCATGTCATCGTGGCTGAGCTACTACAGCAGAATATTTAACGGAGTTGAAATAAACTCCACGTTCTACCGGTTACCTGCTAAAAGTTCCTTAAGAAACTACACAAAAGCAGATCTAACGTTCGTATTTAAACTGTTTAGAGGCATCACTCATTACGGTCATTTGGAAGAAAAAAACATAAAACCTTTTCTCGAGACAAAAGAGATACTAAAAGAAAAGCTCTTCGGATTTTTAGCCCAATTTCCGGCAAGTTTCAAACCAACAGAAAAGAGTAAAGATTTCATTATGAAAATATTAGATACCTTCAAAGAAATTCCCATAGTTTTTGAACTACGGGCAAAGGAATGGGAAAACGAAAAAAATTTCTTTAAAAACAACAACCTTCCCGTGTGTTTCTCGGACTTTCCTACCAGTCTAAATTGGTTTAACGGCGGAAACGCCACGGAAGAAATTGCATATTTTAGATTTCACGGAAGAGAAAAGTTATACGACTACTGCTACTCAAACGAAGAGCTTAAAGAGTTTGCAGAAAAGATAAAATCCGTAGAATCAAAAACAAAACTGTGCTTTTTTAACAATACGGCAAAGGGATACGCTCCTAAAAATGCCTTAAAGCTAAAAGAACTTCTAAAAGATTAA
- the serA gene encoding phosphoglycerate dehydrogenase: protein MFKVLVTEHIAEPGINILKSQPDVELTYDPELFRNFERILEIIPEYDAIITRSGTPVNKELISKAKKLKVIGRAGVGVDNIDLEEASRRGILVVNAPTGNTLAATEHTMGMMIAAARQIPYAHKSLKDERRWDRKKFMGVELSGKTLGIIGFGRIGSRVGIRAKAFDMKVIAYDPYIKKEKAEKLGVELVDNLDTLLERADVITVHTPLTDETRNMITRKEIEKMKDGVILLNIARGGIINEKDLYDALVSGKVRAAAVDVFVKEPATDNILLEAPNIIVTPHIGANTYESQTNVAVIIANQVLAALRGEQVEFSVNAPFEETTAKVMKPWMELAEKLGKFAVQVACARSREIVIEYNGDLGEDVKAFTAAFLKGFLAPIVDLPVNYINAPFLAKERGINIVEIRREEGVNFKRLIRISCGTEKGTFSIAGTVIEDKFPKIVEINGFLFDLSPEGKFLLIKNIDIPGVIGKLGSILGKHNVNIAGFQLGRVGRGKEAKAVILVDDDVPEGAIEEMKKLPEIMEIQKVDLG, encoded by the coding sequence ATGTTTAAGGTGCTTGTTACGGAACACATTGCGGAACCGGGAATAAACATTCTTAAAAGTCAGCCGGACGTAGAACTTACCTATGATCCGGAGCTTTTCAGGAATTTTGAGAGAATTCTTGAAATTATTCCTGAGTATGATGCCATAATAACACGAAGTGGAACACCGGTTAACAAGGAGCTTATTTCAAAAGCTAAAAAGCTAAAAGTTATCGGTAGAGCTGGTGTTGGTGTTGATAATATCGATCTTGAAGAGGCATCAAGAAGAGGGATTTTAGTTGTTAATGCCCCTACCGGTAATACTCTTGCGGCAACAGAACATACGATGGGAATGATGATAGCCGCTGCCCGGCAAATTCCCTATGCCCATAAATCTTTGAAAGATGAGAGGAGATGGGACAGGAAGAAATTTATGGGAGTTGAGCTTTCAGGTAAAACACTTGGTATCATAGGTTTTGGTCGTATCGGTTCAAGGGTTGGTATAAGGGCAAAAGCTTTTGATATGAAGGTAATAGCTTATGACCCTTATATAAAGAAAGAAAAAGCAGAAAAGCTGGGCGTTGAGCTTGTAGATAACCTTGATACACTTCTTGAAAGAGCTGATGTTATAACTGTTCACACTCCCCTTACAGATGAAACCAGGAACATGATAACCAGGAAAGAGATAGAAAAGATGAAAGACGGAGTTATTCTTCTCAACATTGCGAGGGGAGGCATTATAAACGAGAAGGATCTCTATGATGCTCTTGTGAGCGGTAAGGTAAGAGCTGCCGCAGTTGATGTTTTTGTTAAGGAGCCTGCTACTGATAATATTCTTCTTGAAGCTCCGAACATCATTGTTACTCCTCATATAGGTGCCAACACTTATGAGTCACAGACAAATGTTGCGGTTATTATTGCAAATCAGGTTCTGGCGGCACTTCGCGGTGAACAGGTTGAGTTCTCTGTTAATGCTCCGTTTGAAGAAACAACTGCTAAGGTTATGAAGCCATGGATGGAACTTGCAGAGAAACTCGGAAAGTTTGCCGTTCAGGTTGCCTGTGCTCGTTCCAGGGAAATAGTTATTGAGTATAACGGTGATCTCGGAGAGGATGTAAAGGCGTTTACAGCTGCCTTCTTAAAAGGTTTTCTTGCTCCGATTGTTGATCTTCCGGTTAATTACATTAATGCACCTTTCCTGGCAAAGGAAAGAGGTATAAATATCGTTGAAATTAGAAGGGAAGAAGGTGTTAACTTTAAAAGGCTTATAAGAATAAGTTGCGGAACCGAGAAGGGAACATTCTCAATAGCCGGGACAGTAATTGAAGATAAGTTTCCTAAGATTGTTGAAATTAATGGGTTCCTGTTTGATCTTTCCCCTGAAGGCAAGTTTCTTCTCATCAAAAATATTGATATTCCGGGAGTTATCGGGAAGCTTGGTTCAATATTAGGGAAACACAACGTTAATATTGCAGGTTTCCAACTTGGAAGAGTTGGCAGGGGGAAAGAAGCCAAAGCTGTTATTCTTGTTGATGATGATGTTCCAGAAGGGGCTATTGAAGAGATGAAAAAACTTCCTGAGATTATGGAAATTCAAAAGGTAGACCTTGGTTAA
- a CDS encoding TIGR03936 family radical SAM-associated protein encodes MNVKEFEKELMKISKPGSYLPLEMNLLNVSFDERPVRFILCYPDLYEIGMSHAGGKILYHVINNLTDFALCHRVYLPKPDMQAFLKEKKFPLYALESMKPVKDYDFLGFSLLTELVYTNVLKVLELSHIPLRASERGEEFPIIQAGGTCTLNPVLLSPFIDLFVIGDGEEVMVELARLMKEKKELNLSKREFLERAVDLEGVYVPSLGKRPVKKAVFHGLKKEFYPVSPVVPSVEIVHDRIVVEAMRGCLRGCRYCQAGFAYRPYRERSVDEIVSILGETFENTGYEEASLLSLSISDHSKFNELIPSVMKFCNARMIGLSLPSMRVKGFNPDLATQLMRIRKSSFTIAPEAATERLRKVINKDLSEEDILSLVDGLFERGWSKLKFYFMIGLPTETDKDIEALAGLLWKIYGISRKYKGRKHLAAGFSIFVPKPFTPFQWERFISLEEARKKIDYIKEHAPRSFKLRFHAPEMSLLEALLTRGDEKMAEVLEMAFKYGACLDSWEEHFRFDIWQRAFKEVGIDIEKEIGEKTIDEPLPWDFIKGVVSKKFLLKEREKAYREERTPDCRIVGCHGCGACTSDEITKLKEFPIPEKVEFSLPPVKKREFPLVAKVAFFFEKKGKSRFLSLLDINRVFTRIFRRFGIPVKYQGRFNPHPRFSILLGIPTGVESKNEIIEVELYEEFTPDNGLIERFNSVLPEGLRFKKAVSLGKKESLLKKVKEVIYRIEDDFDIGMVKDILVSQELKNRKGKMVQVSPLVADFSVSKGIIELHLNVVNGRILNIQDFLFWIGKDLSSVSVEREIVVGL; translated from the coding sequence ATGAATGTGAAAGAATTTGAAAAGGAACTTATGAAAATTTCAAAACCCGGTTCTTATCTTCCTCTTGAGATGAATCTTTTGAATGTTTCCTTTGATGAAAGACCGGTAAGATTTATTCTCTGCTATCCGGACCTTTATGAGATAGGAATGTCTCACGCAGGCGGGAAGATTCTTTACCATGTTATTAATAATCTTACAGATTTTGCCCTATGTCACAGGGTTTATCTTCCGAAACCTGACATGCAGGCTTTTTTGAAAGAGAAAAAGTTTCCTCTTTATGCTCTTGAATCAATGAAACCTGTAAAAGATTATGACTTTCTCGGGTTCTCTTTACTTACGGAGCTCGTCTATACTAACGTTTTAAAAGTCCTTGAGCTGTCACATATCCCTTTGAGAGCTTCTGAAAGAGGAGAAGAGTTTCCCATAATTCAGGCAGGAGGAACATGCACGTTAAATCCTGTGCTTCTTTCTCCGTTTATTGATCTTTTTGTTATTGGTGACGGGGAAGAGGTGATGGTAGAGCTCGCCCGTCTGATGAAAGAGAAAAAAGAACTTAATTTAAGTAAAAGGGAATTTCTTGAAAGAGCTGTTGATTTGGAAGGTGTTTATGTCCCGTCTCTTGGTAAAAGGCCTGTTAAAAAAGCTGTCTTTCACGGTTTGAAAAAGGAATTTTATCCTGTTAGTCCTGTTGTTCCTTCCGTTGAAATCGTTCATGACAGAATAGTTGTTGAGGCTATGAGAGGTTGTCTAAGAGGATGTCGCTACTGTCAGGCAGGTTTTGCTTACAGACCTTACAGAGAAAGAAGTGTGGATGAGATAGTTTCTATCTTGGGAGAAACGTTTGAAAATACCGGTTATGAAGAAGCTTCACTTCTCTCTTTAAGTATTTCTGACCATTCTAAGTTTAACGAACTTATACCTTCTGTTATGAAGTTTTGTAATGCAAGAATGATAGGACTTTCCCTCCCTTCCATGAGGGTTAAAGGCTTTAATCCTGATCTTGCAACGCAGCTTATGAGGATAAGAAAGTCAAGCTTTACGATTGCTCCAGAAGCAGCTACAGAGAGATTAAGAAAAGTTATAAACAAGGATCTTTCGGAAGAGGATATTCTTTCTCTTGTAGATGGACTTTTTGAGAGAGGTTGGAGCAAATTAAAATTCTATTTTATGATAGGGCTTCCTACCGAAACAGATAAAGATATAGAGGCTTTAGCAGGACTTCTCTGGAAAATCTACGGTATAAGCAGAAAGTATAAGGGAAGAAAACATCTGGCTGCAGGATTTTCCATATTCGTTCCGAAGCCTTTCACGCCGTTCCAGTGGGAAAGATTTATATCCCTTGAAGAGGCCAGAAAAAAAATAGACTACATCAAAGAACATGCTCCAAGGTCGTTCAAGCTTCGGTTTCACGCTCCTGAAATGTCTCTTCTTGAAGCTCTTTTAACAAGAGGAGATGAGAAGATGGCTGAAGTGCTGGAGATGGCTTTTAAATACGGTGCGTGTCTTGACAGCTGGGAAGAGCATTTCCGTTTTGATATATGGCAGAGGGCGTTTAAAGAGGTTGGCATTGATATAGAAAAGGAAATTGGAGAAAAGACGATTGACGAACCGCTCCCTTGGGATTTTATAAAAGGTGTTGTTTCTAAAAAGTTCCTTTTGAAAGAGAGAGAAAAAGCTTATAGAGAGGAGAGAACGCCTGACTGCAGGATTGTCGGTTGTCACGGTTGCGGAGCCTGTACTTCGGATGAGATAACAAAATTGAAAGAGTTTCCTATACCTGAGAAGGTAGAGTTTTCGCTTCCTCCAGTCAAGAAGAGAGAATTTCCGCTTGTTGCCAAAGTAGCGTTCTTTTTTGAAAAGAAAGGGAAGAGCCGTTTTCTCTCCCTTCTTGATATTAACAGGGTATTTACGAGAATTTTTCGGCGTTTCGGTATTCCTGTAAAGTATCAGGGGAGATTTAATCCTCATCCGCGCTTCTCTATCCTGCTCGGTATTCCAACAGGTGTGGAAAGTAAAAATGAGATTATTGAAGTTGAACTTTATGAAGAGTTTACGCCTGATAATGGGTTGATTGAAAGATTTAATTCTGTGCTACCGGAAGGTTTAAGGTTTAAAAAGGCGGTTTCTCTTGGTAAAAAGGAATCTTTGTTAAAAAAGGTGAAAGAGGTCATTTACAGAATAGAAGATGATTTTGATATTGGTATGGTTAAAGATATTTTAGTTTCTCAGGAGCTTAAAAACAGAAAGGGAAAGATGGTTCAGGTGAGTCCTTTAGTGGCCGATTTTTCCGTCAGTAAAGGTATAATAGAACTGCACCTTAATGTTGTTAACGGGAGAATACTGAATATACAGGATTTTCTCTTCTGGATAGGGAAAGACCTTTCGTCCGTTTCAGTTGAAAGAGAGATAGTGGTGGGTTTATGA
- a CDS encoding Rne/Rng family ribonuclease: MKKILINALPKEVRIAILEEGQLVEFYVERKGSRGIVGNIYKGKVLKILPAIQAAFVDLGHYKNAFLYVKDAVSWEFEDELFEENNHEIELPPIEEVLSPGQEIVVQVTKEPLGTKGPRVTTNLTIPGHYLILLPTIEKIGISRRITDEAERERLKEIGESIVPKGYGVILRTAAEGATEEDLKKDLSYLLKVWNSLEKKIEKKPPPLLLYQDLEIVPKILRDVLTDDVDEVLIDSLPEYRRALNFAKAFIPKLADKIKLYDDDRPIFEKYPVEEAISKALSRKVYLPGGGYIVIDETEALVSIDVNSGKFKKSSNLEETAFSVNCKAAKEIARQLRLRDIGGIIVIDFIDMKSEENKQKLIEILEQELSKDRAKTKIVSMSDLGLVEMTRKRVKKSLGRSLTMTCPYCEGKGRVKSADTVAFEIERELLLIARENGKQKIKVYAHPMVAEKLKVDEKDIIERIEELYGKDIKVISVDNYHIEKYTIAKSD; the protein is encoded by the coding sequence ATGAAGAAGATACTTATAAATGCGCTTCCTAAAGAGGTTAGAATAGCTATTCTCGAAGAAGGTCAGCTGGTGGAGTTTTATGTTGAGAGAAAAGGCAGCAGAGGCATTGTCGGGAACATCTACAAAGGAAAGGTTTTGAAAATACTTCCTGCCATTCAGGCCGCTTTTGTCGATCTGGGACATTACAAAAATGCATTTTTATACGTTAAAGATGCTGTAAGCTGGGAATTTGAAGATGAATTATTTGAAGAGAATAATCATGAAATAGAGCTTCCGCCGATAGAAGAAGTTTTGTCTCCCGGGCAGGAGATAGTAGTTCAGGTTACGAAGGAACCTTTAGGGACGAAAGGTCCGAGAGTTACTACAAATCTTACCATTCCCGGACACTATTTGATTTTGCTTCCTACAATAGAAAAGATAGGTATTTCCCGGAGAATAACCGATGAAGCAGAAAGGGAACGTCTGAAAGAGATAGGAGAATCTATTGTTCCCAAAGGTTACGGAGTAATTTTGAGAACTGCTGCTGAAGGTGCGACGGAAGAGGACCTGAAAAAGGATTTATCCTACCTTTTAAAGGTGTGGAATAGTCTGGAAAAGAAGATAGAAAAGAAGCCACCGCCGCTTCTTCTATATCAGGACCTTGAAATTGTTCCGAAAATTTTGAGAGATGTTCTGACTGATGATGTTGATGAGGTTCTTATAGATTCACTTCCTGAATACAGACGGGCTCTTAACTTTGCAAAAGCATTTATTCCGAAGCTTGCTGACAAAATAAAACTTTATGATGATGATAGGCCGATATTTGAGAAATACCCCGTTGAGGAAGCAATAAGTAAAGCGTTGTCAAGGAAAGTTTATCTTCCAGGCGGAGGCTATATTGTTATAGATGAGACTGAGGCTCTTGTATCCATTGATGTAAACAGCGGAAAGTTTAAAAAATCAAGTAACCTTGAAGAGACGGCTTTTAGTGTTAACTGCAAAGCTGCAAAGGAGATAGCGAGGCAATTAAGATTAAGAGATATCGGTGGAATAATCGTCATAGATTTTATAGATATGAAGTCTGAAGAAAACAAACAGAAGCTTATAGAAATACTTGAGCAAGAGCTTTCAAAAGACAGGGCTAAAACAAAAATAGTGAGTATGTCTGATCTTGGTCTTGTTGAGATGACGAGAAAGAGAGTTAAAAAAAGTCTCGGTAGAAGCCTTACGATGACATGTCCCTACTGTGAAGGTAAAGGAAGGGTTAAATCTGCCGATACAGTCGCTTTTGAAATAGAAAGGGAATTGCTTTTAATAGCAAGAGAGAACGGAAAGCAAAAGATAAAGGTTTATGCTCATCCAATGGTTGCTGAAAAGTTAAAGGTAGATGAAAAAGATATAATAGAGCGGATAGAGGAACTTTACGGTAAAGATATAAAAGTCATTTCCGTTGATAACTATCATATAGAAAAATATACAATAGCAAAGAGCGATTAA
- a CDS encoding outer membrane protein assembly factor BamD: MKKFLPIVAFILISGCAKQVQTGQELFNKGTSAVEKKDWNDAVINLKEALSKDLTPQQREKAMIMLADAYFKKEDYTDAALEYKEFLTLFPASKYADKALFRLSLCYLQLVKGPQWDQTFTKKALDAINTFIENYPDSPLKEKAEQIRKECRKILAEHIVYIGLTYDMLHQFTASIQRYEEARALYSDVEEPDKLLFLIGRAQYFVPMQAEEKIEELKEQLDAEKERLAKAKTDEEVKVCNRRISLLLKDIENWQKLADMNRRKGEKNLKTLIMKYPDSIYASKARDILKGSEKIEIFPVENPVKKPFFRWFFETL, from the coding sequence GTGAAAAAATTTTTGCCAATTGTGGCATTTATTCTTATATCCGGATGTGCAAAGCAGGTTCAGACAGGGCAGGAACTTTTCAATAAAGGAACAAGTGCTGTTGAAAAAAAGGATTGGAATGATGCTGTTATAAATCTGAAAGAGGCTCTTTCTAAAGATCTAACTCCCCAGCAGAGAGAAAAGGCGATGATAATGCTTGCAGATGCATATTTCAAGAAGGAAGATTATACCGATGCTGCTCTTGAGTATAAAGAGTTTTTAACCCTTTTTCCGGCTTCGAAATATGCAGATAAAGCCTTGTTCCGCTTGTCTTTATGCTATCTCCAACTTGTGAAAGGTCCTCAATGGGATCAAACATTTACTAAAAAAGCTCTTGATGCGATAAACACGTTTATAGAAAATTATCCCGATTCACCTTTAAAAGAAAAAGCAGAACAGATAAGAAAAGAGTGCAGGAAAATTCTGGCAGAGCATATTGTCTATATAGGCTTAACTTACGATATGCTTCATCAATTTACCGCTTCCATTCAGCGCTATGAAGAGGCCAGAGCGCTTTATAGTGACGTTGAAGAACCTGATAAACTTCTGTTTTTGATAGGTAGAGCTCAGTATTTTGTTCCCATGCAGGCGGAAGAGAAGATAGAAGAATTAAAAGAACAGCTTGATGCTGAGAAGGAAAGGTTGGCTAAGGCTAAAACGGACGAAGAAGTAAAAGTTTGCAACAGGAGGATTTCTCTGCTTCTTAAAGATATTGAAAACTGGCAAAAGTTGGCAGATATGAATAGAAGGAAGGGAGAAAAGAATCTAAAAACTCTGATAATGAAATATCCAGATTCAATTTATGCATCCAAAGCCAGAGATATATTGAAAGGAAGTGAAAAGATAGAGATTTTTCCTGTTGAAAATCCCGTAAAGAAACCATTTTTCAGGTGGTTTTTTGAAACACTTTAA
- the hisF gene encoding imidazole glycerol phosphate synthase subunit HisF, which translates to MLAKRIIPCLDVKEGRVVKGVNFVNLIDAGDPVENAKVYDEQGADELVFLDITASYEKRSIMIDVVRRTAECVFMPLTVGGGVRTVEDIRNLLNAGADKVSINTAAVKNPELISEGARIFGSQCIVVAIDARRSGDSWEVYIHGGRTPTGIDAIEWAKKVVELGAGEILLTSMDRDGTKAGYDIELTRAISDAVSVPVIASGGAGTKEHFYEGLVEGKADAVLAASVFHFKEMTIRELKEYLKERGVTVRL; encoded by the coding sequence ATGCTTGCTAAAAGGATAATTCCCTGCCTTGATGTTAAAGAGGGAAGGGTAGTAAAAGGTGTCAATTTTGTGAATCTGATAGATGCCGGTGATCCTGTTGAAAATGCTAAGGTTTACGATGAACAGGGAGCCGATGAGCTGGTATTTCTTGACATAACGGCAAGTTATGAGAAGCGTTCAATAATGATAGATGTTGTCAGGCGGACGGCGGAATGTGTCTTTATGCCTCTTACCGTTGGTGGTGGTGTAAGAACTGTAGAGGATATAAGGAATCTGTTGAACGCCGGTGCCGATAAGGTTTCCATAAACACGGCTGCTGTTAAAAATCCCGAACTTATTTCTGAAGGAGCCAGAATTTTCGGTTCTCAGTGTATTGTTGTTGCCATAGATGCAAGGAGAAGTGGAGATTCCTGGGAAGTTTATATCCACGGAGGAAGAACACCCACAGGTATTGATGCTATTGAATGGGCTAAAAAGGTTGTTGAACTTGGAGCCGGAGAGATACTTTTGACATCAATGGACAGAGATGGGACCAAGGCAGGTTACGATATAGAGTTAACGAGGGCGATTTCCGATGCTGTTTCTGTTCCTGTTATCGCTTCCGGTGGAGCGGGAACGAAAGAGCACTTTTACGAAGGACTTGTTGAGGGTAAGGCAGATGCAGTTCTTGCTGCCTCTGTTTTTCACTTTAAAGAGATGACGATAAGAGAGTTGAAAGAGTATCTGAAAGAAAGAGGTGTAACTGTTAGATTGTAA
- a CDS encoding flavin reductase family protein — protein sequence MKVAEVGKCEQRKISKLIFNTVVPRPIAWITTVSKTGVVNLAPFSFYNAITTKPPLVFISIGKRKDGSEKDTTRNIKETGEFVINVVTKDLLEKMIKTGEDLPPDESEVEKFNVETVPSKKVKPPIVKGVPAALECKLKEILEIGDTPMSVIIGEVVAIHYTEEILQSSKNIVGRLGGKRYTVINEEIELR from the coding sequence ATGAAAGTAGCAGAAGTAGGCAAGTGTGAACAAAGGAAAATCAGCAAACTTATTTTCAACACCGTTGTTCCAAGACCTATAGCCTGGATAACAACCGTTTCCAAAACCGGTGTTGTAAACCTTGCTCCTTTCAGCTTTTACAATGCCATAACGACAAAACCACCTCTTGTTTTCATATCAATAGGCAAAAGGAAAGACGGCTCAGAAAAAGATACAACAAGAAACATAAAGGAGACCGGAGAGTTCGTCATAAACGTGGTAACGAAGGATTTGCTGGAGAAAATGATAAAAACCGGTGAGGATTTACCTCCAGACGAAAGCGAAGTTGAAAAGTTTAACGTGGAAACTGTTCCTTCAAAAAAGGTAAAACCACCCATCGTCAAAGGTGTTCCGGCAGCCCTGGAATGTAAACTGAAAGAGATTTTAGAAATCGGCGATACACCTATGAGTGTAATTATAGGAGAAGTCGTGGCAATACACTACACGGAAGAAATTCTCCAATCTTCAAAAAACATTGTCGGAAGGTTGGGCGGAAAAAGATATACAGTTATTAATGAGGAAATAGAACTTCGTTAG